A genomic segment from Methanomicrobium sp. W14 encodes:
- a CDS encoding RND family transporter yields MRSPYEYIAEAINRKPFLIAGLVVAVIIIAMYGASMTSMKTGTDTYLYTDKPVGSLLVHYTDTFGSDSEILLIEGADVTTPDVLKYLDTLEGSIRDQKYVSSVTGLVDFLKSANGGVLPQNKADIDKALNSVSSDYLELLLPSKTMTLVSIPLETGLSEDSKDGVVSNLDSVISFSNPPAGISVTATGNPAFAVDMKSDIMSNMTTLIGLAMVLMIVAMVFLFGHVRYRMLPVFIVFCGIVLTFGVMGFAGISISSVVVAAFPVLIGIGIDYAIQFQSRFDEEIRKKTMKDAVFTTITSSGPAILLAMTATSLGFVALSLLAPSPMVADFGTICIVGIMCCYVCAMVIVPTFSIIVKYKPKNGLHGGPDGRNHPDDILIEGKSSRKVPLMGRYDIFLGSIAGKIAKHPVPLILIFAMLAVVGMQLDGLVIIDTDEDSMVSQDMPAMISMNKLTSVIGSTDTITAYIKADSIVDPETLKWIDEFSDYELEKQNDLTGATSIATYFKLYNNGAIPANEADIKRVWALIPDSYKDKYVNGNTETVIEFSMEDISIPAAQELVEDMKKDLDWYGQHPGMTAAYTGSTYMFTDLINSISDLKNPMTYLGFALIFVFLLLVYRKFSAVSPLVPIIMIVGWNGLIMYSLGLTYSLLTATLGAMTIGVASEYTILIMERYQEEKEKGNDMISSIQVAIQKIGTAISVSGLTTVFGFSALLLSTSPIIQNFGLVTVITVGFSLIGAIMVMPAVISIFESFSAYMENRRRKNGCNEVKRSGSEPDVTDL; encoded by the coding sequence TTGAGATCACCGTATGAATATATAGCAGAAGCGATTAACCGAAAACCATTTTTAATTGCCGGCCTTGTCGTTGCAGTAATAATTATTGCGATGTACGGGGCCTCGATGACCAGTATGAAGACCGGCACGGACACCTATCTTTATACTGATAAACCCGTGGGCTCTCTTCTGGTCCATTATACCGATACATTCGGGTCTGACTCGGAGATTCTTCTGATAGAAGGTGCAGACGTAACGACGCCTGATGTGCTGAAATATCTTGATACGCTTGAAGGCAGTATCAGGGACCAGAAATACGTTTCAAGCGTGACAGGTCTTGTTGACTTTCTAAAATCGGCAAACGGCGGAGTACTCCCCCAGAACAAGGCTGATATTGATAAAGCCTTAAATTCAGTCTCTTCTGATTATCTTGAACTTCTTCTCCCGTCAAAGACGATGACTCTTGTGAGTATTCCCCTTGAGACGGGTCTTTCCGAGGACTCAAAGGACGGTGTCGTGTCAAATCTTGACAGTGTCATATCCTTTTCGAATCCTCCGGCAGGAATCAGCGTGACAGCAACCGGAAATCCTGCTTTTGCGGTTGATATGAAATCTGACATAATGTCCAACATGACCACTTTAATAGGCCTTGCAATGGTCCTGATGATCGTTGCGATGGTGTTTCTGTTCGGTCATGTCAGGTACAGAATGCTTCCGGTCTTTATCGTGTTCTGCGGGATTGTGCTGACATTCGGTGTTATGGGTTTTGCCGGGATTTCGATAAGTTCGGTTGTTGTTGCGGCGTTTCCGGTCCTTATAGGAATAGGAATAGATTATGCCATCCAGTTTCAGTCCAGGTTTGACGAGGAGATACGAAAAAAAACAATGAAAGATGCTGTTTTCACGACAATTACGAGTTCGGGGCCTGCAATTCTCCTTGCCATGACTGCAACGTCACTTGGTTTTGTCGCGCTGTCTCTTCTTGCCCCGTCTCCTATGGTTGCGGACTTCGGGACAATCTGCATAGTGGGAATTATGTGCTGCTACGTCTGTGCAATGGTGATTGTCCCGACTTTTTCTATTATAGTAAAATACAAACCCAAAAACGGGTTGCACGGGGGGCCTGATGGCAGAAACCATCCTGATGATATTTTAATTGAAGGCAAAAGCAGCCGTAAAGTTCCTTTAATGGGGAGATACGACATTTTCCTGGGGAGTATTGCAGGAAAGATTGCAAAACACCCTGTCCCGTTAATTCTTATTTTTGCCATGCTTGCAGTTGTCGGGATGCAGCTTGACGGGCTTGTAATCATCGATACCGATGAGGACTCGATGGTCTCGCAGGACATGCCGGCGATGATCTCGATGAACAAGCTTACAAGTGTCATCGGCTCAACCGATACTATTACGGCATACATTAAGGCTGATTCCATAGTTGACCCTGAAACTCTTAAATGGATTGATGAGTTCAGCGATTATGAGCTTGAAAAGCAAAATGATCTGACTGGTGCGACAAGTATAGCCACGTATTTCAAACTTTACAATAACGGTGCTATCCCGGCAAACGAGGCTGATATCAAAAGGGTATGGGCATTAATCCCGGACAGCTACAAAGATAAGTACGTAAACGGGAATACCGAGACGGTAATCGAATTTTCAATGGAGGATATATCCATTCCGGCTGCACAGGAGCTTGTTGAGGACATGAAAAAAGACCTTGACTGGTACGGGCAGCACCCCGGTATGACTGCAGCGTATACGGGCTCAACATACATGTTCACAGATCTTATCAACAGTATAAGCGACCTTAAAAACCCTATGACGTATCTCGGGTTTGCTCTGATATTCGTCTTTCTGCTGCTTGTCTACAGGAAGTTTTCGGCCGTATCCCCGCTTGTCCCTATTATAATGATTGTCGGGTGGAACGGGCTTATTATGTATTCTCTCGGCCTTACATATTCGCTTCTCACGGCAACACTTGGAGCAATGACAATCGGTGTTGCATCTGAGTATACTATCCTTATCATGGAGAGGTACCAGGAGGAAAAGGAGAAGGGAAACGATATGATTTCATCGATTCAGGTTGCAATCCAGAAGATAGGGACTGCAATATCCGTATCCGGACTTACGACAGTGTTCGGGTTTTCGGCCCTTCTTCTGTCCACGTCACCTATAATACAGAATTTCGGGCTTGTCACCGTTATAACCGTAGGATTTTCTCTTATCGGTGCTATTATGGTTATGCCTGCCGTAATTTCAATATTTGAAAGCTTCAGTGCATATATGGAGAATAGAAGACGCAAAAACGGCTGCAATGAGGTGAAAAGGTCCGGATCTGAACCGGATGTGACAGACCTGTAA
- a CDS encoding RND family transporter, translated as MIILKSIFELIANTINKRPFVVAGLIAAILIMAIYGASMTTMATGTKTYLFTDRPVGSLLTHYTDTFGSDMVVLIVEGQDVITPDVLNYLDSLEGDLRNTRYVSGATGLVDLIKSANGGTIPQNEADIETVLNSVPSDTLDLLLPSKTMTLVSIPLDTGLSDESKDGIVDNVDSVIQFSGTPAGITVTATGSPAFSVEMKDDMQKSMGTLIGLAMIFMVIAMFFLFGHVRYRLLPVFIVFCGIVTTFGVMGFAGIHITTIVVAAFPVLIGIGVDYAIQFQSRFDEEIKVSSMKEAVFTTITNSGPAIFFAMLATALGFVALSILAPSPMISGFGTTCIIGIVCCYISAMVIIPTFATIVKYKPKTGGLNPVDSAQSCQLDWKGCEEPPVVKPGTKGSFMERYDVAIGKLAGKIAKHPIPVLLVLMMVAVVGIQLDGLVIIDTDEDSMVPQDMPAKVSMDKLGSVIGSTNTITTYIKADSIEDPETLQWMYDFGEYALGKQSDLTGVTSIATYLKQYNKGVLPTEKSDIERVWGTIPESIRDKYVDGDTEAVIEFSMKDISIPATQALIADMQDDLDWYKQHPGMTATYTGQMVMFTDLINGIKETKDPMTYLGFALILALLILLYRKFSAITPLVPIIMIVGWNGFIMYSLGLTYSLLTACLGAMTIGIASEYTIVMMERYLEEKKKGLDTVTAIQMSVQKIGAAISVSGLATVCGFSALTLSTSPIIQNFGIVTVIAVGFSILGAIIVMPAAISVFESIGDFMEERKRTRSAGCPKQNKRDAGVLARFTELLKI; from the coding sequence ATGATAATTTTGAAATCGATATTTGAACTGATAGCGAATACAATTAATAAAAGGCCGTTTGTGGTTGCAGGTCTTATTGCCGCGATATTGATAATGGCGATATATGGCGCCTCGATGACAACAATGGCCACAGGAACCAAGACCTATCTTTTTACTGACAGGCCTGTAGGTTCCCTTCTTACCCATTATACTGATACGTTTGGGTCAGATATGGTTGTCCTGATAGTTGAAGGGCAGGACGTAATAACGCCTGATGTTTTGAACTATCTTGACAGTCTGGAGGGAGATCTGAGAAACACGAGGTACGTGTCGGGCGCGACAGGTCTTGTAGACCTTATCAAATCAGCGAACGGCGGGACCATCCCACAGAACGAAGCGGATATTGAGACTGTCCTGAACTCTGTGCCTTCGGACACCCTGGATTTGCTTCTCCCGTCAAAGACGATGACTCTTGTAAGTATTCCTCTTGATACGGGTCTTTCCGATGAATCAAAAGACGGGATTGTTGACAATGTCGACAGCGTCATTCAATTTTCGGGCACACCTGCAGGAATAACTGTTACTGCAACCGGAAGCCCGGCGTTTTCCGTTGAAATGAAGGACGATATGCAGAAAAGCATGGGGACTCTCATTGGTCTCGCAATGATTTTCATGGTCATTGCAATGTTTTTCCTGTTCGGCCATGTAAGGTACAGGCTTCTTCCGGTCTTTATAGTATTCTGTGGGATTGTCACTACATTCGGAGTAATGGGATTTGCAGGGATACATATAACAACAATCGTAGTTGCAGCGTTTCCTGTACTTATAGGGATAGGGGTTGATTATGCAATCCAGTTCCAGTCCAGGTTTGACGAAGAGATAAAGGTGTCTTCAATGAAGGAGGCGGTATTTACCACAATCACCAACTCCGGCCCCGCAATATTTTTTGCCATGCTTGCAACTGCACTTGGTTTTGTGGCACTGTCCATTCTCGCACCTTCGCCGATGATTTCGGGTTTTGGAACGACGTGCATCATAGGAATTGTCTGCTGTTATATCTCGGCAATGGTAATAATTCCGACATTTGCGACTATTGTGAAATATAAGCCCAAGACCGGGGGTCTGAATCCTGTTGACAGTGCACAGTCATGCCAGCTTGATTGGAAGGGCTGCGAAGAACCGCCTGTGGTGAAACCCGGGACAAAGGGCTCCTTTATGGAGAGGTATGATGTTGCAATAGGAAAGCTTGCGGGTAAAATAGCAAAACATCCTATTCCGGTTCTCCTCGTCCTTATGATGGTAGCGGTTGTCGGAATCCAGCTTGACGGACTTGTAATCATCGATACCGATGAGGATTCGATGGTTCCCCAGGACATGCCCGCAAAGGTTTCGATGGACAAGCTCGGGAGCGTTATCGGGTCCACGAATACAATTACAACATATATTAAGGCTGATTCAATAGAAGACCCTGAAACTTTGCAGTGGATGTATGATTTCGGTGAGTACGCGCTTGGAAAACAGAGCGACCTTACGGGTGTCACAAGCATTGCAACATATCTTAAACAGTACAATAAAGGAGTCCTCCCTACAGAAAAGTCTGATATAGAAAGAGTCTGGGGCACTATTCCGGAAAGTATACGCGACAAATATGTGGACGGTGATACCGAGGCCGTTATTGAGTTTTCGATGAAAGACATCTCGATTCCGGCAACACAGGCGCTTATTGCTGATATGCAGGACGACCTGGACTGGTACAAGCAGCACCCGGGTATGACTGCGACGTATACCGGGCAGATGGTTATGTTTACAGACCTTATCAATGGAATCAAAGAGACCAAGGACCCGATGACATATCTCGGGTTTGCGCTTATACTTGCGCTTTTGATACTGTTATACAGGAAGTTCTCCGCAATCACGCCGCTTGTCCCTATTATAATGATTGTGGGATGGAACGGGTTTATCATGTATTCCCTTGGTCTTACATACTCGCTTTTAACGGCATGTCTGGGGGCAATGACCATTGGTATCGCATCTGAGTACACGATTGTCATGATGGAGAGGTACCTTGAGGAGAAAAAGAAGGGTCTTGATACGGTAACTGCAATCCAGATGTCAGTGCAGAAAATCGGTGCGGCAATTTCAGTGTCAGGTCTTGCAACAGTCTGCGGTTTCTCTGCACTTACCTTGTCAACGTCACCGATTATCCAGAACTTCGGAATAGTTACTGTAATAGCTGTAGGGTTCTCGATTCTTGGTGCAATTATTGTTATGCCTGCCGCGATTTCCGTCTTTGAGTCTATCGGCGACTTTATGGAAGAAAGAAAGCGCACACGCTCTGCAGGATGTCCAAAGCAGAATAAGAGAGATGCAGGAGTCCTGGCAAGGTTCACAGAGCTTTTAAAAATTTAA
- a CDS encoding TrmB family transcriptional regulator, translating to MLEKVIYTLKKLGFTEYEAKAYISLVGFGMATAREIHEHSGVPQGRIYSVLKSLSDKNYIEIQEGNPSYYYAENPGAVLGKLKNDMNVSIDKSIEYLSELHLDSKPPSTIWAIHSEWGIKNRLKTLIQNADREILILVDDYAMFAWIKPELKKVKKKVYIEIYAKNKADFAGTNFRVSEFSENLINFGRKVSSLTEKTENHPKSTMTLITDEVNGFFVGSRNGKTTSVIIKLPQLTYTLKAFIKMLDEK from the coding sequence ATGCTTGAAAAAGTCATTTATACACTAAAAAAGCTGGGTTTTACGGAATATGAAGCGAAGGCATACATATCCCTTGTAGGATTCGGAATGGCAACCGCACGCGAGATACACGAACACAGCGGCGTCCCGCAGGGAAGAATTTATTCGGTATTAAAGAGTCTTTCAGACAAAAACTACATAGAAATCCAGGAGGGTAACCCGTCATACTATTATGCAGAAAATCCGGGCGCAGTACTTGGAAAACTTAAAAATGACATGAATGTATCCATAGACAAATCGATAGAATATCTCTCAGAACTCCATCTGGATTCAAAGCCCCCGTCAACCATATGGGCCATCCATTCCGAATGGGGAATCAAAAACAGGCTTAAGACATTAATCCAGAACGCAGACAGGGAAATTTTAATTCTTGTTGATGATTACGCCATGTTCGCGTGGATAAAACCTGAACTGAAAAAAGTGAAAAAAAAAGTGTATATAGAGATATATGCAAAAAACAAGGCAGATTTTGCCGGAACAAATTTCAGGGTGTCCGAGTTCAGCGAGAACCTGATAAACTTCGGGCGTAAAGTATCCTCACTTACGGAAAAAACCGAAAACCACCCCAAAAGCACTATGACTCTGATTACGGACGAAGTTAACGGATTTTTTGTAGGGAGCAGAAACGGCAAAACCACGAGCGTAATAATCAAACTGCCTCAGCTCACCTACACCCTGAAGGCATTCATAAAAATGCTTGACGAAAAATAA
- a CDS encoding DUF2115 domain-containing protein, with translation MEKTNSYCPVIENISSRMKKIYGKGELGLFLAEEVLKYNAYELQVIFSRSRGEIERLPENYRDKLRPYAREWLSGRYHRLILLYRKGLFRDNNEPVKCRDTYLKYCDIIPKACFDNKIYDCRSEDDEKNPYYNLFYYLVCAFAMFVEDEPGHPVGTPFPGGFEVVKEHDGYLCPIRDKEEEILYSVCNFCPAKQDKRNI, from the coding sequence ATGGAAAAAACAAACAGTTACTGCCCGGTTATTGAAAATATATCATCCCGCATGAAAAAGATTTACGGGAAAGGTGAACTTGGACTTTTTCTGGCAGAGGAAGTCCTGAAGTACAATGCTTATGAACTTCAGGTTATATTTTCAAGGTCAAGAGGTGAGATAGAAAGGCTTCCCGAAAATTACAGGGACAAATTAAGGCCTTATGCTAGGGAATGGCTTTCGGGGCGGTATCACAGACTAATTCTTTTATACAGGAAAGGATTATTCCGCGATAACAATGAGCCGGTTAAATGCCGTGACACATACCTGAAGTACTGCGATATTATACCCAAAGCCTGCTTTGACAACAAAATATACGATTGCAGGTCCGAAGATGACGAAAAAAATCCTTACTACAACCTTTTTTATTACCTTGTCTGCGCTTTTGCAATGTTTGTGGAGGACGAGCCCGGACACCCTGTAGGAACACCTTTTCCGGGAGGCTTTGAGGTTGTAAAAGAACATGACGGCTACCTGTGTCCCATAAGAGACAAGGAAGAGGAGATATTATACTCGGTATGCAATTTCTGTCCCGCAAAACAGGACAAAAGAAACATTTAA
- a CDS encoding zinc ribbon domain-containing protein → MYRPELNPGEQIMMSSPGVIVKDVSFDAFLTNKRIIFAKKSDDIYERKELVFPLNLVKKYEPLADPSGTPTIEFSIQKPNGGLGELILKFAQTNDYRYSERDEWVDKLRRAVPASPDTQFQGRQDFQNQRKENIPPYGAPPGNIPGADRGFSNPPQHRPGFENQNQYNNRGEMPPRREPYSPPAMNRQPVESDRDPYGRNSGYNERERYGNMPPRGERMPPLAHGEKSPKKPVFCRYCGSSIPEGSLFCPSCGQKSESMQAAPQSGPSFPPAEDPYNRREPVRPPRRMPENTSRRDYSGGPSLADDPEFRGKGRSSRPQMPPDPYGPSSKKARKEQQKAYRDSEKQRMKEAKFAEKERKKAMKHGGRGYDSYGYRESRMPEGLPKIIGAVVAVVVILAVVFYAFNSGIIGGSGPVNPGKTTPSSGDSSSPGSYSPINTGDLNVSKSFGSWNIQVLHDGGWKGSYSVNGVTTTITDEDGDSTIYGYKQITIDNPSGTIEVTASKTVPGDTNELLVDIIDPKGHYAASERTNDDYGTVTASATV, encoded by the coding sequence ATGTACAGGCCCGAATTAAATCCCGGAGAGCAGATTATGATGTCATCCCCGGGTGTAATTGTAAAAGACGTATCATTTGACGCTTTTCTCACAAATAAGCGCATAATTTTTGCAAAAAAATCAGATGATATCTACGAGAGAAAAGAGCTGGTATTTCCTCTTAATCTTGTAAAAAAATATGAGCCGCTGGCAGACCCGTCAGGAACCCCCACAATAGAGTTTTCAATACAAAAACCAAACGGAGGGCTTGGAGAACTTATCCTTAAATTCGCCCAGACAAATGACTACCGGTACTCAGAAAGAGACGAATGGGTAGACAAACTGAGAAGAGCGGTTCCTGCATCTCCTGATACACAGTTTCAGGGCCGGCAGGACTTTCAGAACCAGAGAAAGGAAAACATACCACCATACGGCGCCCCGCCCGGAAACATTCCCGGAGCGGACAGGGGGTTTTCAAACCCGCCGCAACACCGGCCCGGCTTTGAAAACCAAAACCAGTATAATAACCGCGGTGAAATGCCGCCGCGCAGGGAGCCTTATTCACCCCCCGCAATGAACAGACAACCTGTCGAAAGCGACAGAGACCCTTACGGAAGAAATTCAGGCTACAATGAGCGTGAAAGATACGGGAATATGCCGCCGCGCGGGGAGAGGATGCCGCCTTTGGCGCATGGAGAAAAAAGCCCGAAAAAACCTGTTTTCTGCCGTTACTGTGGCTCGTCAATTCCTGAAGGTTCATTATTCTGCCCTTCATGCGGACAAAAATCAGAAAGTATGCAGGCTGCCCCTCAATCAGGACCGTCTTTTCCGCCGGCTGAAGACCCGTATAACCGCAGGGAGCCGGTAAGACCCCCGCGAAGAATGCCGGAAAATACATCCCGCAGGGATTACTCCGGGGGACCCAGCCTTGCAGATGACCCGGAATTCAGGGGCAAAGGACGCAGCAGCCGCCCGCAAATGCCCCCGGACCCATACGGTCCGTCTTCAAAGAAAGCCCGTAAAGAGCAGCAGAAAGCCTACAGGGATTCTGAAAAACAAAGGATGAAGGAAGCTAAATTCGCCGAAAAAGAGCGTAAAAAAGCTATGAAGCACGGGGGAAGAGGATATGATTCATACGGTTACAGGGAAAGCAGAATGCCCGAAGGTCTCCCGAAAATTATCGGTGCCGTCGTTGCAGTTGTCGTAATCCTCGCGGTTGTATTCTATGCCTTCAACAGCGGAATTATAGGAGGTTCAGGGCCAGTTAATCCAGGTAAAACAACACCATCCTCAGGTGACTCATCGTCTCCAGGCTCATATTCCCCGATAAACACAGGCGATCTTAATGTGTCAAAAAGCTTCGGCTCATGGAACATTCAAGTACTGCATGACGGGGGATGGAAAGGAAGCTATTCCGTAAACGGTGTTACAACGACAATTACAGACGAAGACGGAGATTCCACAATATACGGATACAAGCAGATAACGATAGACAATCCTTCAGGAACAATTGAGGTAACGGCGTCCAAGACTGTGCCCGGTGACACAAATGAGCTTCTGGTTGATATTATAGACCCAAAAGGCCACTACGCTGCATCAGAGCGTACAAATGACGACTACGGAACTGTGACCGCATCTGCAACGGTTTAA
- the gpmA gene encoding 2,3-diphosphoglycerate-dependent phosphoglycerate mutase, protein MYKIVLLRHGESEWNKENRFTGWTDVDLSEKGLEEAHLAGKLLKDDGYAFDLAYTSVLKRAIRTLWTTLDEMDLMWIPVIRSWRLNERHYGALQGLNKAETAAKYGDEQVFTWRRSYKTAPPELSPDDPRNPENDRRYDGLSPGEKPLTECLKDTVARVLPYWTGEISPAVKSGRRVLIAAHGNSIRAIVKILDEVSDDEIANVNIPTAVPLVYELDDDLKPVRHYYLGDQEKINAAIKAVSNQGRTKKD, encoded by the coding sequence ATGTATAAAATAGTTCTCCTCCGCCACGGTGAGAGCGAGTGGAACAAAGAAAACCGTTTTACAGGGTGGACTGACGTTGATCTGTCTGAAAAAGGCCTTGAGGAGGCTCATCTGGCAGGAAAACTCCTAAAAGATGATGGCTATGCTTTTGATCTGGCTTATACATCAGTCTTAAAAAGAGCAATCAGGACACTCTGGACTACTCTTGACGAAATGGACCTGATGTGGATTCCCGTGATAAGGTCGTGGAGACTGAACGAACGACATTACGGAGCTTTACAGGGACTGAACAAGGCTGAAACAGCTGCAAAATACGGGGATGAGCAGGTCTTCACCTGGCGCAGGAGCTATAAAACCGCTCCGCCGGAATTATCACCTGATGACCCGAGAAACCCTGAAAACGACAGGCGCTACGATGGTCTTTCACCAGGCGAAAAACCTCTTACCGAGTGCCTGAAGGACACTGTCGCAAGGGTTCTTCCGTACTGGACCGGTGAAATATCACCTGCCGTTAAATCCGGCAGAAGAGTCCTGATTGCTGCCCACGGGAACAGTATACGTGCAATTGTGAAAATCCTCGACGAAGTCTCTGACGATGAAATTGCAAACGTGAACATCCCTACGGCAGTGCCCCTTGTGTACGAGCTTGACGACGACTTAAAGCCCGTCCGCCATTATTACCTCGGAGACCAGGAAAAAATAAATGCGGCGATTAAAGCCGTATCAAACCAGGGCAGGACCAAAAAGGATTAA
- a CDS encoding PKD domain-containing protein, which yields MNTDDYLNVTFTGSISGATASEDSRWVWNFGDGSALGHGRTVSHIYSTDTLPFDMSDPIEYMIALDVTTDSDSGGIKVETSRKITLSEPSLSAAFLANVTSGNSPLTVEFTDMTHGRHAIVGWDFDDQSDKPAISPVVHTFDLEGTYSVVLTVSRGVGETSKKSIDIVVKKPGPVVSFRSDVSSGKAPLTVKFTDLSTVPAGNITERTWDFGDGTTVSNVMNPEHIFEKTGNYTVVLTVKGNERESSDKMVIYVKKLEASFYADKTSGPESLSVQFTSDSVGNITSYYWDFGDGHNSVDENPVHIYHNAGIYDVTLTVSGPDGSEIKKKYGYIEALKSSPVSGSEKDNGSSSINASINSTETVEQTFDFNNFKIPDIPGAGIVRNEFEKLYNFFREYLFLVTHL from the coding sequence ATGAATACTGACGATTACCTTAATGTCACGTTTACAGGCTCAATTTCAGGCGCCACTGCATCTGAAGACTCCCGGTGGGTATGGAATTTTGGCGACGGCAGTGCTCTCGGTCACGGGAGAACTGTAAGCCATATCTATTCAACGGACACTCTTCCGTTTGACATGAGTGACCCCATCGAATACATGATTGCCCTTGATGTGACGACAGACTCTGATTCCGGCGGAATTAAGGTTGAAACATCAAGAAAGATTACTCTGAGTGAGCCATCTCTCTCGGCCGCATTTCTTGCGAACGTTACTTCCGGAAATTCTCCCCTTACTGTTGAATTTACCGATATGACCCATGGAAGACATGCAATTGTTGGGTGGGATTTTGATGATCAAAGCGATAAACCGGCAATATCACCTGTGGTGCATACTTTTGACCTTGAGGGCACGTATTCTGTTGTCCTGACGGTTTCAAGGGGGGTTGGTGAGACTTCAAAAAAATCGATTGACATAGTTGTAAAAAAACCCGGTCCTGTAGTTTCATTCAGGTCAGATGTCAGTTCAGGCAAGGCTCCTTTGACCGTAAAATTTACCGACCTTTCAACTGTTCCTGCCGGAAACATCACGGAAAGGACATGGGATTTCGGTGACGGCACTACTGTATCAAATGTCATGAACCCGGAGCATATCTTTGAAAAAACCGGCAATTACACCGTTGTTCTTACGGTTAAAGGAAACGAAAGAGAGTCTTCAGATAAGATGGTTATATATGTAAAAAAGCTTGAGGCATCTTTTTATGCAGACAAAACATCGGGCCCAGAGTCTTTAAGTGTACAGTTTACGAGTGACTCGGTCGGAAATATCACCTCGTATTACTGGGACTTTGGTGACGGGCATAACAGCGTCGACGAAAACCCTGTTCATATCTACCATAATGCGGGGATTTATGATGTGACTCTTACGGTGTCAGGGCCCGACGGTTCTGAAATAAAGAAAAAATACGGGTATATAGAGGCTTTAAAGAGTTCTCCTGTAAGCGGTTCTGAAAAGGATAATGGTTCATCTTCCATTAATGCTTCTATAAATTCGACGGAAACAGTTGAACAGACTTTTGATTTTAACAATTTTAAAATACCTGATATTCCCGGGGCAGGTATTGTCAGAAACGAGTTTGAAAAACTTTACAACTTTTTCAGGGAGTACCTGTTTCTGGTGACGCATCTTTAA